In Fusarium musae strain F31 chromosome 7, whole genome shotgun sequence, a single window of DNA contains:
- a CDS encoding hypothetical protein (EggNog:ENOG41): protein MPLILSLMTSLAMSTAVIVVCLPGLRRFIMRSKSSTNRSSSNQPSGYGVHTKITGRGQNAETPASQYAKWGVRDDEIELVTHIRVSHERLSPDDTRSASGKSATSQTFKI, encoded by the exons ATGCCACTGattttgagcttgatgaccAGTCTGGCA ATGAGTACCGCTGTTATAGTCGTGTGCCTCCCTGGCCTTCGAAGGTTTATCATGCGATCGAAATCGTCTACAAATCGCTCCTCTTCGAACCAACCCAGCGGCTATGGCGTTCACACCAAGATCACCGGAAGAGGTCAGAATGCCGAGACCCCTGCATCGCAGTACGCTAAATGGGGCGtgagagatgatgagatcgagCTGGTAACTCACATTCGCGTTTCCCATGAACGACTAAGTCCGGATGATACTCGCAGCGCGAGCGGAAAGAGTGCAACGAGCCAGACTTTCAAGATATAG